A genome region from uncultured Roseibium sp. includes the following:
- a CDS encoding chemoreceptor glutamine deamidase CheD, with protein MHALSQAYRKDGPINAHEGPNVSRTFDAKADMWAVRVLPGAYYVTDAKDEMIVTVLGSCVAACVRDPHTGFGGLNHFMLPNNQTADWNGINAALRYGNFAMEALINEVLKSGCGREDLEIKLFGGANLNVGPTLIGTKNSEFALQYLDQEGLKLTAQDLGGSRGRRIHYFPETGAVKRLLQKPTAERNFVRQEQEYVSTLRVEPVEGDIELFG; from the coding sequence ATGCATGCTCTGAGCCAGGCTTATCGGAAAGACGGGCCGATCAATGCCCACGAGGGGCCGAACGTGAGCCGGACGTTCGATGCGAAGGCCGACATGTGGGCCGTCCGTGTGCTGCCGGGGGCGTATTACGTCACCGATGCGAAGGACGAAATGATCGTGACCGTTCTGGGTTCCTGTGTGGCGGCCTGCGTGCGCGATCCGCATACCGGTTTCGGCGGTCTGAACCATTTCATGCTGCCCAACAACCAGACGGCTGACTGGAATGGCATCAACGCCGCTCTGCGCTACGGCAACTTCGCGATGGAAGCGCTGATCAACGAGGTTCTCAAGTCGGGCTGCGGGCGCGAGGATCTGGAGATCAAGCTGTTCGGCGGAGCCAACCTGAATGTCGGGCCGACACTGATCGGCACCAAGAATTCCGAGTTCGCCTTGCAGTATCTCGACCAGGAAGGGCTGAAGCTGACAGCGCAGGACCTGGGCGGATCCCGCGGCCGGCGGATCCACTACTTTCCGGAAACCGGAGCGGTGAAACGCCTGCTGCAGAAACCGACAGCGGAACGCAACTTCGTCCGTCAGGAGCAGGAATACGTCTCGACCCTGCGGGTCGAACCCGTCGAAGGCGATATCGAACTGTTTGGCTGA
- a CDS encoding response regulator, whose protein sequence is MAKKILTVDDSKTMRDMVSFTLKGAGFEVVEAEDGVDALAVLDKTSVDLIITDINMPNMDGVTLVKRVRGGGAHRSVPILVLTTEGGDQKKADGRAAGATGWIVKPFTPDKLVQVVNKVCP, encoded by the coding sequence ATGGCAAAGAAGATTCTTACTGTCGATGATTCCAAGACCATGCGCGACATGGTCAGCTTCACTTTGAAGGGGGCCGGCTTCGAAGTCGTGGAGGCCGAGGACGGCGTGGATGCGCTGGCGGTTCTCGACAAGACCAGCGTCGACCTGATCATCACCGACATCAACATGCCGAACATGGACGGGGTAACCCTCGTCAAGCGGGTGCGTGGCGGCGGTGCCCATCGTTCGGTGCCCATTCTCGTGCTGACCACGGAGGGCGGCGATCAGAAAAAGGCCGACGGCCGCGCTGCCGGAGCGACCGGCTGGATCGTGAAACCGTTTACGCCGGACAAGCTTGTCCAGGTCGTGAACAAGGTCTGCCCCTGA
- a CDS encoding chemotaxis protein CheA: MSSGKITGDEFAQFRKTFFDECDELLTNLDERLSCLQEETADSEALNSIFRAVHSIKAGAGAFNYARLVAFSHKYEALLDLLREGRIEQSERVITALVNAGDILAVLVEAAQLEQDLADDYGADVLDELEQIMEEDGGVEGAPAGDPDLAEHQVSDRNSGPSRFRISFKPHAELFRHANEPLLLVRELKTLGDLTVTCDLSGLPPLRSLEPEDAYLSWTFELITAKSRDDIAEVFEFVEDDCDLEIIRLDAASVSGNQDKVETAEEAPTADAPSTQKTPAMAEQASPKPSAKVVPAPQNTKGPASKPASGATGVTSIRVDLDRVDRLVNVVGELVITQSMLAQEAAERNEAGGLQAVQGHEEMATLIRELQECVMAIRMQPVKSVFARMPRLVREVSAKVGKQVRLLTTGEQTEVDKTVIEELADPLTHMIRNAIDHGLEDAETRKQKGKAPVGTIKLAAKHAGGNILIQVTDDGAGIDRRKLFDKAVEKGIVAAAAKLGDDEIDDLIFAPGFSTAKAVTDVSGRGVGMDVVRRNINNLGGRISVQSVLGKGTRFTLTIPLTLAVLDGMMVAVGREKYILPLTSIVESFQPERGQARALAGGGEVVSIRGEFIRLIYLHRLFNVPDAITEPWNGLVVLLETANGGKIGVVVDELIGQQQVVIKSLQENFDPVPGVSGATILGNGRVALILDIEQLRTMPSRGEGPRPNGRHHTHETSTHAPDAPSTDGLPSEMAQTG, translated from the coding sequence ATGAGCAGTGGCAAGATAACCGGCGACGAATTCGCGCAGTTCCGCAAGACATTCTTCGATGAATGCGATGAACTGCTGACAAATCTGGATGAACGGCTGAGCTGTCTGCAGGAGGAAACCGCCGACAGCGAAGCCCTGAATTCGATTTTCCGCGCCGTTCATTCGATCAAGGCGGGGGCGGGTGCTTTCAATTACGCCCGTCTGGTGGCCTTTTCCCACAAGTATGAAGCGCTTCTGGATCTCCTGCGAGAGGGCCGGATCGAACAGAGCGAACGGGTCATCACCGCGCTTGTCAATGCAGGCGACATCCTTGCGGTTCTGGTCGAGGCGGCCCAGCTGGAACAGGATCTCGCCGACGACTACGGCGCGGACGTGCTCGACGAGCTGGAACAGATCATGGAAGAAGACGGAGGTGTCGAAGGCGCACCCGCCGGTGATCCGGATCTGGCGGAACATCAGGTGTCCGACCGGAATAGCGGACCGTCCCGTTTCCGGATCAGCTTCAAGCCGCACGCGGAACTGTTCCGCCACGCGAACGAACCGCTGCTTCTGGTCCGTGAACTCAAGACACTCGGGGATCTGACCGTCACCTGTGACTTGTCGGGCCTGCCGCCGCTTCGGAGCCTGGAGCCCGAAGACGCCTATCTTTCCTGGACGTTCGAGCTGATCACCGCGAAATCCCGGGACGATATCGCGGAAGTTTTCGAGTTTGTGGAAGACGATTGCGATCTGGAGATCATCAGGCTGGATGCCGCTTCGGTCTCCGGCAATCAGGACAAAGTGGAAACTGCCGAGGAAGCTCCGACTGCTGACGCGCCTTCCACGCAAAAGACACCTGCCATGGCCGAGCAAGCCTCTCCCAAACCGTCGGCGAAGGTGGTGCCGGCGCCGCAAAATACGAAAGGACCGGCTTCAAAGCCTGCTTCCGGAGCGACAGGGGTCACTTCTATCCGGGTCGATCTCGATCGGGTCGACAGGCTGGTGAACGTGGTCGGCGAGCTGGTCATTACCCAATCCATGCTGGCGCAGGAAGCCGCAGAGCGGAACGAGGCCGGCGGCCTCCAGGCCGTGCAGGGTCATGAGGAAATGGCGACCTTGATCCGCGAACTGCAGGAATGCGTCATGGCGATCCGGATGCAGCCGGTCAAATCGGTCTTCGCCAGGATGCCGCGTCTTGTCCGTGAGGTTTCCGCAAAGGTGGGTAAGCAGGTCAGGCTGCTGACGACCGGCGAGCAGACCGAAGTCGACAAGACCGTGATCGAGGAATTGGCCGATCCCCTGACGCACATGATCCGCAATGCGATCGATCATGGGCTCGAGGATGCCGAAACCCGTAAGCAAAAGGGCAAGGCACCGGTTGGCACGATCAAGCTCGCGGCCAAACATGCCGGCGGCAATATCCTGATCCAGGTGACTGATGACGGCGCCGGTATCGACCGCAGAAAGCTGTTCGACAAGGCCGTCGAGAAAGGCATTGTCGCCGCCGCCGCCAAGCTGGGCGATGATGAGATCGACGATCTGATCTTTGCCCCCGGGTTTTCGACCGCGAAGGCGGTCACCGATGTTTCGGGACGGGGCGTGGGCATGGATGTGGTGCGCCGGAACATCAACAATCTCGGCGGGCGCATCAGCGTCCAGTCCGTCCTCGGCAAGGGCACCCGTTTCACGCTGACGATCCCACTGACGCTTGCTGTGCTCGACGGCATGATGGTTGCGGTCGGCCGGGAGAAATACATCCTGCCGCTGACCAGCATCGTGGAGAGCTTCCAGCCGGAACGCGGCCAGGCGCGGGCATTGGCCGGCGGTGGAGAAGTCGTTTCGATCCGGGGGGAATTCATCCGGCTCATTTACCTGCACCGCCTGTTCAATGTCCCGGACGCGATAACGGAGCCGTGGAATGGCCTTGTCGTGCTCCTGGAAACCGCCAACGGCGGAAAGATCGGTGTCGTGGTCGATGAACTGATCGGCCAGCAGCAGGTGGTCATCAAGAGCCTGCAGGAAAACTTCGATCCTGTGCCGGGTGTCTCGGGGGCGACGATCCTCGGCAATGGCAGGGTCGCGCTCATCCTCGACATCGAGCAATTGCGGACCATGCCCAGCCGGGGCGAGGGTCCGCGTCCGAACGGCAGACATCACACACACGAAACGTCAACACATGCGCCTGATGCCCCGTCCACTGACGGGCTGCCTTCGGAAATGGCGCAGACCGGATAG
- a CDS encoding chemotaxis protein CheW → MEINQPNTRQFISFRVGDEEFAIDIMAVREIKGWTETAPLPNQPDYNLGVMNLRGTIVPTFDLRRRFGMGGTVATPYHVVIIASVKERTVGLLVDAVSDILTVHEDQIRPVPDMERIAAAEFLSGIITVEENMVVLLSLEKLFQRGDIATSGEIAA, encoded by the coding sequence ATGGAGATCAACCAGCCGAACACGCGGCAGTTCATCAGCTTCAGGGTCGGCGACGAGGAGTTCGCCATCGACATCATGGCTGTCCGGGAAATCAAGGGATGGACAGAGACGGCACCGCTGCCGAACCAGCCCGATTACAATCTCGGCGTGATGAACCTGCGCGGAACCATTGTGCCGACCTTCGACCTGCGCCGCCGGTTCGGCATGGGGGGCACGGTGGCTACGCCCTATCACGTCGTGATCATCGCCAGCGTCAAGGAGCGGACCGTCGGTCTGCTGGTGGATGCGGTGTCCGACATCCTGACCGTCCATGAGGACCAGATCCGGCCGGTGCCGGACATGGAGCGCATCGCGGCGGCGGAGTTCCTCTCCGGGATTATCACCGTCGAGGAGAACATGGTCGTTCTGCTGTCACTCGAGAAACTGTTCCAGCGCGGGGACATCGCTACATCGGGCGAAATAGCCGCTTAA
- a CDS encoding chemotaxis response regulator protein-glutamate methylesterase — protein MTEKPVRVLIVDDSALIRQMLSEMLSSDPGIEVLGAVPDPLVARQKIKELNPDVITLDIEMPRMDGIEFLKKIMSLRPMPVVMVSTLTQHGADATLHALEIGAVDYVAKPTQDIQVGLEDKRAELVAKVKTAARANVMAGASRVPAGPRLESQGPGYSSTEKIVAIGASTGGVEALTAVLSALPADSPAILITQHMPASFTSTFARRLDRMCAIQVSEAKEGARVLPGHAYIAPGDRHLRLARNGANYICKVGGQEPVSGHCPSVDVLFESVARHAGQNAVGVILTGMGKDGAIGLRQMRASGARTLGQDEASCVVYGMPRVAFEANAVELQLPLSKISGEILAICTNDNKIKIRV, from the coding sequence ATGACTGAAAAACCTGTCCGCGTCCTCATCGTCGATGATTCAGCGCTGATCCGGCAAATGCTGAGCGAAATGCTTTCAAGCGATCCCGGGATCGAGGTCCTGGGGGCGGTCCCGGATCCCCTTGTGGCGCGCCAGAAGATCAAGGAACTCAATCCGGACGTGATCACGCTGGATATCGAAATGCCGCGCATGGACGGTATCGAGTTCCTGAAGAAGATCATGAGCCTGCGGCCGATGCCCGTCGTCATGGTGTCGACCCTGACGCAACACGGCGCGGATGCGACGCTGCACGCACTTGAAATCGGAGCGGTCGATTATGTCGCCAAACCGACGCAGGACATTCAGGTCGGTCTTGAGGACAAGCGCGCCGAACTGGTTGCGAAGGTGAAGACGGCGGCCAGGGCCAATGTCATGGCCGGCGCGTCCCGGGTTCCGGCCGGGCCGCGCCTCGAAAGTCAGGGGCCGGGATATTCGTCGACGGAGAAGATCGTCGCGATCGGCGCCTCGACCGGCGGCGTGGAAGCGCTGACGGCGGTCCTGAGCGCTCTGCCGGCGGACAGTCCCGCAATCCTGATCACGCAGCATATGCCGGCAAGTTTCACCTCGACCTTCGCCCGGCGCCTCGATCGCATGTGCGCGATCCAGGTTTCCGAAGCGAAGGAAGGTGCGCGGGTGTTGCCGGGGCATGCCTATATTGCGCCGGGCGACCGACACCTGCGGCTGGCGAGAAACGGCGCGAACTACATTTGCAAGGTGGGGGGGCAGGAGCCGGTGTCCGGTCATTGCCCGTCCGTCGATGTCCTGTTTGAGTCCGTGGCCAGACACGCGGGGCAAAACGCGGTCGGCGTTATCCTGACCGGAATGGGCAAGGACGGGGCCATAGGCCTTCGGCAAATGCGCGCATCGGGCGCCCGGACGCTTGGCCAGGACGAGGCGTCATGTGTGGTCTACGGAATGCCGAGGGTCGCCTTCGAGGCAAATGCCGTAGAGTTACAATTGCCTCTGTCGAAAATATCGGGAGAAATACTCGCTATTTGTACCAATGATAATAAGATCAAGATAAGAGTATAG
- a CDS encoding methyl-accepting chemotaxis protein has product MFELEQTEDFDPPASGPDAQLTPARADALELLQDWLGFSDAQRVALRALVGEIEGTCKVIDTNISDVTGRFQNIAIRSREQSQTVQNLSEVAQSVEVDGEKVALPALAAGLNDILSELIEKIVHLSSRGMSMVYKLNDINEDLVNVEGSIGKIEKINSQTNLLALNAKIEAARAGEAGRGFAVVADEVRELAKTVDALSNDLKEQIGGIAHGLKGTQALVEEIAKMDLANENLEVNAGFTKMVDCLVRQNNEMSEVLHKSAVTTEEITNDISAAVIGLQFHDRTTQTLENIKWAIEEMATAADELDRHSADLSPDDRRETARETLAHRILAQFRLEDVRRRLAAELCPNEPGVPVAVAVIEGGGSGPTAHDDDDEIELF; this is encoded by the coding sequence GTGTTTGAACTTGAGCAGACCGAAGACTTTGACCCACCGGCGTCCGGTCCGGATGCACAGCTTACCCCTGCACGGGCCGATGCCCTGGAACTTCTTCAGGACTGGCTCGGTTTCAGCGATGCCCAAAGAGTTGCCTTGCGCGCGCTTGTCGGGGAAATCGAGGGGACCTGCAAGGTCATCGATACCAATATCAGTGATGTCACCGGGCGGTTTCAGAATATTGCGATCCGTTCTCGCGAACAGTCACAGACAGTCCAGAACCTGTCGGAGGTTGCCCAGTCCGTCGAGGTCGACGGAGAAAAGGTCGCGTTGCCGGCCCTGGCCGCGGGATTGAACGACATTCTCTCCGAGCTGATCGAGAAAATCGTCCACCTGTCGTCCAGGGGCATGTCGATGGTCTACAAGCTCAACGACATCAACGAGGACCTGGTCAACGTCGAAGGCAGCATTGGCAAGATCGAGAAGATCAACAGTCAGACGAACCTGCTCGCCCTCAATGCAAAGATCGAAGCGGCGCGCGCCGGCGAAGCCGGGCGCGGGTTCGCCGTTGTCGCAGATGAGGTGCGCGAACTGGCAAAGACGGTGGATGCCCTTTCAAACGACCTGAAGGAGCAGATCGGCGGGATCGCTCACGGGCTGAAGGGAACCCAGGCGCTCGTCGAGGAAATCGCCAAGATGGATCTGGCGAACGAGAACCTCGAGGTCAACGCCGGGTTTACGAAGATGGTGGATTGCCTGGTTAGGCAAAACAACGAAATGTCCGAAGTGCTGCACAAGTCCGCGGTCACGACCGAGGAAATCACCAACGATATTTCGGCGGCTGTCATCGGCCTGCAGTTCCATGACCGGACCACCCAGACGCTTGAAAACATCAAATGGGCGATCGAGGAAATGGCTACGGCCGCTGATGAGCTCGACCGACACTCTGCGGATCTGTCCCCGGACGATCGGAGAGAGACGGCCAGGGAAACGCTCGCCCATCGAATACTCGCCCAATTCCGCCTTGAGGACGTCCGTCGCCGACTGGCTGCGGAGCTTTGTCCCAACGAACCGGGTGTGCCTGTTGCGGTCGCGGTGATCGAGGGGGGCGGCAGCGGGCCGACAGCACATGATGACGATGACGAAATCGAGTTGTTCTAA
- a CDS encoding protein-glutamate O-methyltransferase translates to MSAVTARDEQSGQEFAFGDKDFRFLSATVYEKTGIVLKDHKKNMVYSRLARRLRELKLNRFSDYCALLKSREGVDEVGFLINAITTNLTKFFRETHHFDHLKDVVIPEVSHMAASTGRNRLRIWSAGCSSGEEPYSIAMTLTQAMPRLATWDARILATDLDTTMVARGKAGIYPAAAIADLPGGYRGRFFGKAPGAGDAFQVAGGLKDLIAFKQLNLLGSWPMRGPFDAIFCRNVMIYFDEPTKAKLIDRFSGMLRPGGWLYIGHSETLLDVQSLFELKGRTVYRRRG, encoded by the coding sequence ATGTCTGCAGTCACGGCAAGGGATGAACAGTCCGGCCAGGAGTTCGCTTTCGGGGACAAGGATTTCCGGTTTCTCTCCGCTACCGTTTACGAGAAAACCGGCATCGTTCTGAAGGACCACAAGAAGAACATGGTCTATTCCCGCCTGGCGCGACGCCTGCGGGAGCTCAAGCTGAACAGGTTTTCGGATTATTGTGCCCTTCTGAAGAGCCGGGAAGGGGTTGATGAAGTCGGCTTCCTCATCAACGCGATCACCACCAACCTGACGAAATTCTTTCGGGAAACCCATCATTTCGATCATTTGAAGGATGTGGTCATTCCGGAGGTGAGCCATATGGCGGCGTCGACCGGGCGCAACCGCCTTCGGATCTGGTCGGCCGGATGCTCCTCCGGCGAGGAGCCCTATTCGATCGCGATGACCCTGACCCAGGCGATGCCGCGCCTGGCAACCTGGGATGCCAGGATCCTGGCCACCGACCTGGATACCACGATGGTCGCCAGAGGAAAGGCGGGTATCTATCCGGCAGCGGCCATCGCCGACCTGCCGGGCGGTTACCGCGGCCGCTTCTTCGGCAAGGCGCCCGGCGCCGGGGATGCTTTTCAGGTGGCGGGTGGTCTCAAGGATCTGATCGCCTTCAAGCAACTCAATCTGCTCGGTTCATGGCCGATGCGGGGGCCGTTCGACGCGATCTTCTGCCGGAATGTCATGATCTATTTCGACGAGCCGACCAAGGCAAAACTGATCGACCGGTTTTCCGGCATGCTGCGGCCCGGTGGCTGGCTTTACATCGGCCACTCGGAAACGCTGCTCGACGTCCAGTCCCTCTTTGAGCTGAAAGGCCGCACGGTCTACCGGAGGAGGGGGTAA
- a CDS encoding methyl-accepting chemotaxis protein: MSIMKRLITGFSAIALILVGSTVATAIANGAHGSEIFVDLGIVVIDLLLAGAIAYVTVRSITRPLASMSGAIGQIANGDSNVEIPGIDRTDEFGVLARHVQAIKERGFGFQRIKVALDRCTTNVMVADHNYNIVYMNDSVTEMMKEAEVDLRKELSQFDASKLVGTNIDVFHKNPAHQRGMLERLSSTYNTSISVAGRKFDLIANPVMDSDGNRLGSVVEWRDVTQERAVEAEIDTMVTAAVNGNFAERISLEGKTGFMRNLAEAMNRLCETTGEALDDVNTNLEAIASGDLTKRIERSYAGSFEDLKNRLNRTAEQLSEIVTEVSVSANEVTNASAEITSGTNDLSQRTEQQASNLQETAASMEQIASTIKQNADNAQQANQLAISARTVASDGGDVVGKAVTAMSQIEDSSQKISDITGVIDEIAFQTNLLALNAAVEAARAGDAGKGFAVVASEVRSLAQRSSEAAKDIKALILASGSQVKDGVTLVNNAGTSLTEIVESVKRVTDIVSEIAAASREQATGVEEINKAISQMDEMTQQNSALVEENAAACRMLQEQASSMHQRMSFFRAGDTAALAPSRPAAQPQRPVAVRPDRTMRVAGGGAAAVASMQADLQSAFEEDDDWKEF, from the coding sequence ATGAGTATCATGAAACGGCTCATCACCGGGTTCTCGGCGATCGCCCTGATCCTTGTTGGCTCGACGGTTGCCACGGCAATCGCAAACGGAGCCCACGGCTCCGAGATCTTCGTCGACCTCGGTATCGTGGTGATCGACTTGCTTCTGGCCGGGGCCATTGCCTATGTCACGGTGCGCTCCATCACCCGGCCGCTTGCCAGTATGTCGGGGGCAATCGGGCAGATCGCGAACGGCGATTCGAACGTGGAAATTCCGGGCATCGATCGGACCGACGAATTCGGCGTTCTGGCACGCCATGTTCAGGCCATTAAGGAGCGGGGTTTCGGGTTCCAGCGGATCAAGGTCGCGCTCGACCGGTGCACCACCAACGTGATGGTCGCCGACCACAACTACAACATCGTTTACATGAACGACAGCGTCACGGAGATGATGAAGGAAGCGGAAGTCGATCTGCGCAAGGAATTGTCCCAGTTCGATGCCAGCAAGCTGGTCGGCACGAACATCGATGTGTTCCACAAGAACCCGGCCCATCAGCGCGGCATGCTGGAGCGGCTTTCCTCCACCTATAATACGAGCATCAGCGTCGCCGGGCGCAAGTTCGACCTGATCGCCAACCCGGTCATGGATTCGGACGGCAACAGGCTGGGCTCTGTGGTCGAGTGGAGAGACGTCACCCAGGAACGGGCGGTCGAGGCCGAAATCGACACGATGGTCACCGCCGCCGTGAACGGCAACTTTGCCGAACGGATTTCGCTGGAGGGCAAGACCGGCTTCATGCGCAATCTTGCGGAAGCCATGAACCGTCTGTGCGAAACCACCGGCGAGGCACTCGACGATGTGAACACCAACCTGGAGGCGATTGCTTCCGGTGATCTGACCAAGCGGATCGAACGGTCCTACGCGGGAAGCTTCGAGGATCTGAAAAACCGTCTCAACCGGACCGCGGAGCAACTGAGCGAGATCGTCACCGAGGTCAGTGTCAGTGCGAACGAGGTTACCAACGCATCAGCTGAAATCACCTCCGGCACAAACGATCTGTCGCAACGTACCGAACAACAGGCGTCCAACCTGCAGGAAACGGCGGCTTCGATGGAGCAGATCGCCTCCACGATCAAGCAGAATGCGGACAATGCCCAGCAGGCGAACCAGCTGGCGATCAGTGCCCGCACGGTTGCTTCCGATGGCGGCGATGTGGTCGGCAAGGCGGTGACCGCCATGTCCCAGATCGAGGATTCCTCGCAGAAAATTTCCGATATCACCGGGGTGATCGACGAGATCGCGTTCCAGACCAACCTGCTGGCCCTGAACGCGGCGGTCGAGGCCGCCCGTGCGGGTGATGCGGGCAAGGGGTTTGCGGTCGTGGCCTCCGAAGTGCGCTCTCTGGCGCAACGGTCGTCCGAAGCGGCGAAAGATATCAAGGCGCTGATCCTGGCCAGCGGGTCACAGGTGAAGGACGGCGTGACCCTGGTCAACAATGCCGGCACGTCACTGACCGAAATCGTGGAATCGGTGAAGCGCGTGACCGACATCGTTTCCGAAATTGCGGCCGCCAGCCGCGAGCAGGCTACCGGTGTTGAGGAAATCAACAAGGCCATCAGCCAGATGGACGAGATGACCCAGCAGAACTCGGCCCTGGTCGAGGAAAATGCCGCTGCCTGTCGGATGCTTCAGGAACAGGCTTCCAGCATGCACCAGCGGATGTCCTTCTTCCGAGCCGGTGACACGGCAGCGCTGGCGCCCAGCCGACCCGCCGCGCAGCCGCAACGTCCCGTCGCCGTCCGGCCGGACCGGACCATGCGCGTTGCCGGCGGCGGAGCCGCGGCGGTGGCCTCCATGCAGGCCGATCTCCAGTCCGCGTTCGAAGAGGATGACGACTGGAAGGAATTCTAA
- a CDS encoding STAS domain-containing protein, with translation MSSGSDDKACAYVLPEVLDIGVAPSLKEGLIEVGSETDQITVDGSKVERVSTPGVQVLAAAARDFAAEGRSFQLRDASQSLVFAFEDLGLAEDLKRWSSH, from the coding sequence TTGAGCAGCGGTTCTGACGATAAGGCGTGTGCTTATGTGCTGCCGGAGGTTCTCGACATCGGTGTCGCTCCTTCCCTCAAGGAGGGCTTGATCGAGGTCGGTTCGGAGACCGATCAGATCACTGTCGACGGCAGCAAGGTGGAGCGGGTTTCCACTCCGGGTGTGCAGGTCTTGGCTGCTGCCGCTCGCGACTTTGCCGCTGAAGGGCGGTCCTTCCAGCTTCGCGATGCGTCCCAGTCACTGGTTTTTGCCTTTGAAGATCTCGGGCTGGCCGAAGATCTCAAGCGTTGGAGTTCTCATTAG